One segment of Acidimicrobiales bacterium DNA contains the following:
- a CDS encoding WhiB family transcriptional regulator, translated as MSAPLIEESLETSLQGKNWRAQARCADLAGTLTGLFFSEELQDIAQAKAICAECPVMAPCLAGALERHEPWGVWGGQLISNGKILAHKRRRGRPPKCPRPEDRFVEIPIPQELLEAGVA; from the coding sequence ATGTCGGCCCCGCTCATCGAAGAAAGCCTCGAAACCAGCCTCCAGGGCAAGAACTGGCGGGCCCAGGCGCGCTGCGCCGACCTCGCCGGCACCCTCACCGGGCTGTTCTTCTCCGAGGAGCTGCAGGACATCGCCCAGGCCAAGGCCATCTGCGCCGAGTGCCCGGTGATGGCCCCCTGCCTCGCCGGGGCGCTCGAGCGCCACGAGCCGTGGGGCGTCTGGGGCGGCCAGCTCATCTCCAACGGGAAGATCCTCGCCCACAAGCGCCGGCGGGGCCGTCCCCCGAAGTGCCCTCGTCCCGAGGACCGCTTCGTGGAGATCCCCATCCCCCAGGAGCTCCTGGAAGCCGGCGTCGCGTAA
- a CDS encoding MBL fold metallo-hydrolase: MAAPTDRPQAKPRKQEQEDASTEVTEVAPGILRLQLPINFSGLGHVNCYALEDKDGFTLVDPGMPGPANWKALLDRLRRAGTGIDHVHGVVVTHSHPDHFGGAGKVRVESGAKVISSTTFRTWFDPVTDGDDVVEDPDAAGAAAEVLRAEADERPPPVPKFTGRETPWGGKHPMPPLAFRIRMKVLGPLRRRWMVPPRPSVRLADADTITLAGREWVSVHTPGHTSDHLCLYDPTEGVLLAGDHVLPTITPHIAGHSGDAGDPLADFFTSLDKVAALDGVTTVLPAHGHPFHDLAARTEAIKAHHVERLDILRKASEGLGEATVEDLSHELFRQRSWGPMAESETYAHLEHLRLSGEVESRRVDGLLRYRSVD, translated from the coding sequence GTGGCCGCCCCGACCGATCGTCCTCAGGCCAAGCCCCGCAAGCAGGAGCAGGAGGACGCGAGCACCGAGGTCACCGAGGTGGCGCCGGGCATCCTGCGCCTCCAACTGCCCATCAACTTCAGCGGGCTGGGCCACGTCAACTGCTACGCCCTCGAGGACAAGGACGGCTTCACCCTCGTCGACCCGGGCATGCCGGGGCCGGCCAACTGGAAGGCGCTGCTCGACCGCCTGCGCCGGGCGGGCACGGGGATCGACCACGTCCACGGCGTCGTGGTCACCCACTCGCACCCCGACCACTTCGGCGGCGCCGGCAAGGTGCGGGTCGAGAGCGGGGCCAAGGTGATCAGCTCCACGACCTTCCGCACCTGGTTCGACCCGGTCACCGACGGCGACGACGTGGTCGAGGATCCCGACGCCGCCGGCGCGGCCGCGGAAGTCCTACGCGCGGAGGCCGACGAGCGCCCGCCACCGGTGCCCAAGTTCACCGGCCGCGAGACGCCGTGGGGCGGCAAGCACCCGATGCCCCCGCTGGCCTTCCGCATCCGCATGAAGGTGCTGGGCCCCCTGCGCCGGCGCTGGATGGTGCCGCCCAGGCCGTCGGTGCGCCTCGCCGACGCCGACACCATCACGCTCGCCGGGCGCGAGTGGGTCTCGGTCCACACGCCGGGTCACACCAGCGACCACCTGTGCCTTTACGACCCGACCGAGGGCGTCCTGTTGGCAGGCGACCACGTGCTGCCGACCATCACCCCCCACATCGCCGGCCACAGCGGCGATGCGGGCGACCCCCTGGCCGACTTCTTCACCTCGCTCGACAAGGTGGCCGCGCTCGACGGGGTCACCACCGTCCTTCCTGCCCACGGCCACCCGTTCCACGACCTGGCGGCACGCACCGAGGCCATCAAGGCCCACCACGTGGAGCGCCTCGACATCCTGCGCAAGGCCAGCGAGGGCCTCGGCGAAGCCACCGTGGAGGACCTCTCCCACGAGCTGTTCCGCCAGCGCTCGTGGGGGCCCATGGCCGAGAGCGAGACCTACGCGCACCTCGAGCACCTGCGCCTCAGCGGCGAGGTCGAGAGCCGTCGGGTCGACGGCCTGCTGCGCTACCGCTCCGTCGACTGA
- a CDS encoding glycosyltransferase codes for MTRFDLLSATLRWLCGCWLLWRVAPVGRARAGATADLPAVDRPPCSIVIPARDEARTLPKLLDSLAAERGPDDEVIVVDDASTDGTAAVALEDGARVVVAPPLPTGWTGKNSACWTGAHAAAHDVLVFLDADTELQPGGLDRLLAEQRRHGGLLSVQPFHAVRRAYEQLSAFFNVVAMMGIDAFTPLGERRQPTGAFGPVLITHRADYERVGGHASVADQILDDVALARRYTDTGLQVTCLGGRGTVRFRMYPDGLRHLIEGWTKNFAGGAAGTRKLTLVLIAAWISLCIEAAWDLATSPGAATALVYLAVALQLGWMLRRIGAFHPLTSVAYPIPLAFFLALFTRSIFDVYVRRRVTWKGRQLAT; via the coding sequence ATGACACGCTTCGACCTCCTCTCGGCCACGCTGCGGTGGCTGTGCGGGTGCTGGCTCCTGTGGCGGGTGGCGCCGGTGGGCCGGGCCCGTGCCGGCGCGACCGCGGACCTCCCGGCCGTCGACCGGCCACCGTGCTCGATCGTGATCCCCGCCCGCGACGAGGCCCGGACCCTGCCGAAGCTGTTGGACTCGCTCGCCGCCGAACGGGGTCCCGATGACGAGGTCATCGTGGTCGACGACGCCTCGACCGACGGCACCGCGGCGGTCGCGCTCGAGGACGGCGCCCGGGTCGTGGTGGCACCGCCGCTCCCGACGGGTTGGACGGGCAAGAACTCGGCCTGCTGGACGGGCGCCCATGCCGCCGCCCACGACGTGCTCGTCTTCCTCGACGCCGACACCGAGCTCCAGCCGGGCGGCCTCGACCGGCTCCTCGCCGAGCAGCGCCGCCACGGTGGGCTGCTCTCCGTCCAGCCCTTCCACGCGGTGCGGCGGGCCTACGAGCAGCTCAGCGCCTTCTTCAACGTGGTGGCCATGATGGGCATCGACGCCTTCACCCCCCTCGGTGAGCGCCGGCAGCCGACCGGTGCGTTCGGACCGGTGCTCATCACCCACCGGGCCGACTACGAACGGGTCGGGGGGCACGCGTCCGTGGCCGACCAGATCCTCGACGACGTCGCCCTCGCCCGCCGGTACACCGACACCGGCCTCCAGGTCACCTGCCTCGGCGGCAGAGGGACGGTCCGCTTCCGCATGTACCCCGACGGCCTGCGCCACCTGATCGAGGGCTGGACCAAGAACTTCGCCGGCGGCGCCGCCGGCACCCGCAAGCTTACCCTGGTGCTGATCGCAGCCTGGATCTCCTTGTGCATCGAGGCGGCGTGGGACCTCGCCACCTCCCCCGGCGCGGCCACCGCCCTCGTCTACCTGGCCGTGGCGCTCCAACTGGGATGGATGCTGCGCCGCATCGGCGCGTTCCACCCCCTGACCTCCGTGGCCTACCCGATCCCGCTGGCGTTCTTCCTGGCCTTGTTCACCCGGTCGATCTTCGACGTCTACGTCCGCCGGCGCGTCACCTGGAAGGGCCGGCAGCTGGCCACTTGA
- the orn gene encoding oligoribonuclease, translating to MLAWMDLEMTGLDPGRHVIVEIATLITDDELNIVAEGPDLVVHQPPEALAEMDEVVVKMHTSSGLLPAIQASTVSLEDAGAQTLAFLKEHIPDARSIPLCGNSIGTDRRFLAAYLPEIEEFLHYRSVDVSTIKELAKRWYPDLEGSAPGKASAHRALDDIKESVAELAYYREHVFKALPPT from the coding sequence GTGCTCGCCTGGATGGACCTCGAGATGACCGGGCTCGACCCGGGTCGCCACGTGATCGTGGAGATCGCCACCCTCATCACCGACGACGAGCTGAACATCGTCGCCGAGGGCCCCGACCTGGTGGTGCACCAACCGCCGGAGGCCCTCGCCGAGATGGACGAGGTGGTGGTCAAGATGCACACCAGCAGCGGCCTGCTCCCGGCCATCCAGGCGTCCACCGTGTCGCTCGAGGACGCCGGGGCGCAGACCCTGGCGTTCCTCAAGGAGCACATCCCCGACGCCCGCAGCATCCCGCTGTGCGGCAACTCGATCGGCACCGACCGGCGCTTCCTCGCCGCCTACCTGCCCGAGATCGAGGAGTTCCTCCACTACCGCTCGGTCGACGTCTCCACCATCAAGGAGCTGGCCAAGCGCTGGTACCCCGACCTCGAGGGCTCCGCCCCGGGCAAGGCCAGCGCCCACCGGGCCCTCGACGACATCAAGGAGAGCGTCGCCGAGCTCGCCTACTACCGCGAGCACGTCTTCAAGGCCCTCCCGCCCACCTGA
- the dut gene encoding dUTP diphosphatase, with product MGLVPDERLIVPLRQLDRELPLPAYARPGDAGVDLYAREQVRLPAGGGRAQVPTGVAVAIPEGYAGFIQPRSGLALKYGVTCLNTPGLIDAGYRGELIVLLVNTDPSSAFLVERGDRIAQLVIQKVEHAQFDLVDYLDETERGVGGWGHTG from the coding sequence ATCGGCCTCGTGCCCGACGAGCGCCTGATCGTGCCCCTGCGCCAGCTCGACCGCGAGCTGCCGTTGCCCGCCTACGCCCGGCCCGGCGACGCCGGCGTGGACCTCTACGCCCGCGAGCAGGTGCGCCTCCCCGCCGGGGGAGGGCGGGCACAGGTGCCCACCGGCGTCGCGGTGGCCATCCCCGAGGGCTACGCCGGTTTCATCCAGCCCCGCAGCGGACTCGCCCTGAAGTACGGCGTGACCTGCCTCAACACGCCCGGGCTCATCGATGCCGGCTACCGCGGTGAGCTCATCGTCCTGCTCGTCAACACCGACCCCAGCTCGGCCTTCCTCGTCGAGCGCGGCGACCGAATCGCCCAGCTCGTGATCCAGAAGGTGGAGCACGCGCAGTTCGACCTCGTCGACTACCTCGACGAGACCGAGCGCGGCGTCGGCGGCTGGGGCCACACCGGCTAG
- the ligD gene encoding non-homologous end-joining DNA ligase, with translation MAPLPRSLKPMKAVLGDGLPRDDPEDPQWNYELKWDGMRVLAYVDPAADPPVRLESSNQRDVTASFPELAALVDATGGRPAVFDGEVVAFADGRPSFGRLQQRMHLTAAAEVALRQAEVPVLYEVFDLLHFDGHDTTPLPYEDRRRLLVSLLEDAPDAAGDRRCWALSEAHDDGAALYDAARANQLEGVMAKRRASPYEPGKRTPNWRKVKVRWEQELVVGGWLAGEGNRAGRLGALLVGYHDPDGPGRPLRYAGRVGTGFTEAELRRLGALLDARATDDCPFDPPPPLPRPAARVAHWVAPDLVVQVSFGEWTSDGILRHPAYLGQRDDKAAADVVRELPS, from the coding sequence ATGGCGCCGCTCCCCCGCTCCCTCAAACCCATGAAGGCGGTGCTGGGAGACGGGCTCCCCCGGGACGACCCCGAGGACCCCCAGTGGAACTACGAGCTGAAGTGGGACGGCATGCGGGTGCTGGCCTACGTGGACCCCGCCGCCGACCCCCCGGTCCGCCTCGAGAGCAGCAACCAGCGCGACGTCACCGCCAGCTTCCCCGAGCTCGCCGCCCTCGTCGACGCCACCGGTGGCCGCCCCGCGGTGTTCGACGGCGAGGTGGTGGCCTTCGCCGACGGCCGCCCCAGCTTCGGGCGCCTCCAGCAGCGCATGCACCTGACGGCGGCCGCCGAGGTGGCGCTGCGCCAGGCCGAGGTGCCGGTGCTCTACGAGGTGTTCGACCTGCTGCACTTCGACGGTCACGACACCACCCCGCTCCCGTACGAGGACCGGCGCCGCCTGCTCGTCTCCCTACTGGAGGACGCCCCCGACGCCGCCGGGGACCGTCGCTGCTGGGCCCTGAGCGAGGCCCACGACGACGGCGCCGCCCTGTACGACGCCGCCCGGGCCAACCAACTCGAGGGGGTGATGGCCAAGCGTCGGGCCAGCCCCTACGAGCCAGGCAAGCGCACCCCCAACTGGCGCAAGGTGAAGGTGCGCTGGGAGCAGGAGCTGGTGGTGGGCGGGTGGCTGGCCGGCGAGGGCAACCGCGCCGGCCGGCTCGGTGCGCTGCTCGTCGGCTACCACGACCCGGATGGCCCCGGCCGCCCTCTGCGCTATGCCGGCCGCGTCGGCACGGGTTTCACGGAGGCCGAGCTGCGCCGGCTCGGCGCCCTGCTCGACGCCCGGGCCACCGACGACTGCCCCTTCGACCCGCCGCCGCCGCTCCCCCGGCCCGCCGCCCGGGTGGCGCACTGGGTTGCGCCCGACCTGGTCGTGCAGGTGAGCTTCGGCGAGTGGACCTCGGACGGCATCCTGCGTCACCCCGCCTACCTCGGCCAGCGCGACGACAAGGCCGCGGCCGACGTCGTCCGCGAGCTGCCAAGCTGA
- a CDS encoding fatty acid desaturase: MATTINPSMTDAAAVGADPQDADKADKKDAKNERGSLRPVLDVIPPEAYENPTWKGLAYFARDLALYAFAMWGLFTFANPLIVAPFLVLSALVISGLFIVAHDAAHGALFKSERMASIVGHIAMLPGWHVYEGWKLGHNRVHHHYTVRQDFDFVWHPYTAEQYVAMNRFQRARHRFEWSWAGAGVYYVREIWWKRMAFGEPPKRWQAKIRRDRFIVLGFVAVASFALIAYGVAAGLGVLGTAWLVARVVFLPFLAFGYVIGSFVHVHHIQPGIRWWKRREWTKWHGQMEGTTVLRVNPVLNFFVHWIMVHVPHHVDVRIPMYNLELATDAIEEAFPGVIHDEHLSFRDYMANTRVCKLYDFEEGRWLSYAEALATAPVAPAPEAPAAA, translated from the coding sequence ATGGCCACCACGATCAACCCTTCGATGACGGATGCCGCTGCCGTCGGGGCGGACCCGCAGGACGCTGACAAGGCCGACAAGAAGGACGCCAAGAACGAGCGCGGGTCGCTGCGCCCGGTGCTCGACGTCATCCCGCCGGAGGCGTACGAGAACCCCACCTGGAAGGGCCTGGCCTACTTCGCCCGCGACCTGGCGCTCTACGCCTTCGCCATGTGGGGCCTGTTCACCTTCGCCAACCCGCTCATCGTGGCGCCCTTCCTGGTCCTGTCCGCCCTCGTCATCTCCGGCCTCTTCATCGTCGCCCACGACGCCGCCCACGGCGCCCTGTTCAAGAGCGAGCGCATGGCCTCGATCGTCGGCCACATCGCCATGCTCCCCGGCTGGCACGTCTACGAGGGCTGGAAGCTCGGCCACAACCGGGTGCACCACCACTACACGGTGCGCCAGGACTTCGACTTCGTGTGGCATCCCTACACCGCCGAGCAGTACGTGGCCATGAACCGCTTCCAGCGGGCCCGCCACCGCTTCGAGTGGTCCTGGGCCGGCGCCGGCGTCTACTACGTGCGCGAGATCTGGTGGAAGCGCATGGCCTTCGGCGAGCCGCCGAAGCGCTGGCAGGCCAAGATCCGCCGTGACCGCTTCATCGTCCTCGGCTTCGTGGCCGTGGCCAGCTTCGCCCTGATCGCCTATGGCGTCGCCGCCGGCCTCGGCGTGCTCGGCACCGCCTGGCTCGTCGCCCGGGTGGTGTTCCTTCCCTTCCTGGCCTTCGGCTACGTGATCGGCTCGTTCGTGCACGTGCACCACATCCAGCCCGGCATCCGCTGGTGGAAGCGCCGCGAGTGGACGAAGTGGCACGGCCAGATGGAGGGCACCACGGTCCTGCGGGTGAACCCGGTGCTCAACTTCTTCGTGCACTGGATCATGGTCCACGTCCCCCACCACGTGGACGTGCGCATCCCCATGTACAACCTCGAGTTGGCCACCGACGCGATCGAGGAGGCCTTTCCCGGCGTCATCCACGACGAGCACCTGAGCTTCCGGGACTACATGGCCAACACGCGGGTCTGCAAGCTCTACGACTTCGAGGAAGGCCGTTGGCTGAGCTACGCCGAGGCACTGGCCACGGCCCCGGTCGCCCCGGCACCCGAGGCACCCGCCGCCGCCTGA
- a CDS encoding sulfate ABC transporter substrate-binding protein: protein MSKRRLFFLAAVLSAFALVAAGCGSDSDDASGGGDGGSGEDTTINIVGFAVPEAANVAIGEAFAETPEGEGVEFETSYGASGDQSRAVAEGLEADYVHFSIPPDVTRLEDEGLVAADWDEGPTNGIVSSSVVVFAVRPGNPEGIEDWDDLTRDGIEIVTPNPASSGAARWNALAAWGQVIEDGGTEEEADQYVEDFFGNVVSLPSSGRDATTAFLSGTGDVLMAYENEAILAHQNGEEFDYVIPETTLLIENAGAVTVDAPPIAQDWLDFVLSPEGQAGFVSKGFRPVIDGVEVGEVEGANDPSNPFPEITNLLTVDEDFGGWDEASARFFDEENGSVTLVVAETGLSEE, encoded by the coding sequence ATGTCGAAACGACGACTGTTCTTCCTGGCGGCCGTGCTCAGCGCCTTCGCGCTGGTCGCCGCCGGATGCGGCAGCGACAGCGACGACGCGAGCGGCGGCGGTGACGGCGGAAGCGGCGAGGACACCACCATCAACATCGTCGGCTTCGCGGTGCCCGAGGCCGCCAACGTCGCCATCGGCGAGGCGTTCGCCGAGACCCCCGAGGGCGAAGGTGTCGAGTTCGAGACCTCCTACGGCGCCTCGGGCGATCAGAGCCGGGCCGTGGCCGAGGGCCTCGAGGCCGACTACGTCCACTTCTCGATCCCGCCGGACGTGACCCGTCTGGAGGACGAGGGCCTGGTGGCCGCGGACTGGGACGAGGGCCCGACCAACGGCATCGTGTCGTCGTCCGTCGTCGTGTTCGCCGTGCGCCCGGGCAACCCCGAGGGCATCGAGGACTGGGACGACCTGACCCGCGACGGCATCGAGATCGTGACGCCGAACCCCGCCTCGTCGGGCGCCGCCCGCTGGAACGCACTCGCCGCCTGGGGTCAGGTCATCGAGGACGGTGGCACCGAGGAGGAGGCCGACCAGTACGTCGAGGACTTCTTCGGCAACGTCGTCTCGCTGCCCAGCAGCGGCCGTGACGCCACCACCGCATTCCTGAGTGGCACCGGTGACGTGCTGATGGCCTACGAGAACGAGGCCATCCTCGCCCACCAGAACGGCGAGGAGTTCGACTACGTGATCCCCGAGACCACCTTGCTGATCGAGAACGCCGGCGCCGTCACCGTCGACGCCCCGCCGATCGCCCAGGACTGGCTCGACTTCGTGCTGAGCCCCGAGGGCCAGGCCGGCTTCGTCTCGAAGGGCTTCCGCCCCGTCATCGACGGTGTCGAAGTCGGTGAGGTCGAAGGTGCCAACGATCCGTCGAATCCGTTCCCGGAGATCACCAACCTGCTCACCGTCGACGAGGACTTCGGTGGCTGGGACGAGGCCTCGGCCCGGTTCTTCGACGAAGAGAACGGCTCGGTGACCCTCGTCGTCGCTGAGACCGGCCTCAGCGAGGAGTGA
- the cysT gene encoding sulfate ABC transporter permease subunit CysT: protein MTRGRSVRKRRPAREGQLTAVSGLGLGVAMIWFSLLVLIPLGAVVVTAAEGGWSAFWNTITNEQTLAAIKLTVGEALLVTLVNVFMGTLIAWVLVRDNFWGKGALEVLIDIPFALPTIVAGLVLLSLYGPDSPLGVNVANTRTAVFLAFLFVTLPFIVRTVQPVLAELDRDVEEAARSLGASPFTTFRRIVLPSLVPAIAAGAALSFARGVSEYGSLVLLSGNLPGRTEVASVRILSSIENDNTAAAASVATVLLVISLAVIVIFDVTQRVLARRG, encoded by the coding sequence GTGACTCGTGGCCGGTCGGTGCGCAAGCGCCGGCCGGCCCGCGAGGGCCAGCTCACCGCCGTCTCGGGCCTCGGGCTCGGCGTGGCGATGATCTGGTTCAGCCTGCTCGTCCTCATCCCGCTCGGCGCCGTGGTGGTCACCGCGGCCGAGGGTGGGTGGAGCGCGTTCTGGAACACCATCACCAACGAGCAGACACTGGCTGCCATCAAGCTCACGGTCGGCGAGGCGCTCCTCGTCACCCTCGTCAACGTCTTCATGGGCACCCTGATCGCCTGGGTGCTCGTGCGCGACAACTTCTGGGGCAAGGGCGCCCTCGAGGTGCTGATCGACATCCCCTTCGCCCTGCCCACGATCGTGGCGGGCCTGGTGCTGCTCTCGCTCTACGGGCCGGACAGCCCGCTCGGGGTCAACGTGGCCAACACCCGCACGGCGGTGTTCCTGGCCTTCCTCTTCGTCACCCTGCCGTTCATCGTCCGCACGGTGCAGCCGGTGCTGGCCGAGCTGGATCGCGACGTCGAGGAGGCGGCCCGTTCGTTGGGCGCCAGCCCCTTCACCACCTTCCGGCGAATCGTGCTGCCCAGCCTGGTCCCGGCCATCGCCGCCGGCGCCGCGCTCTCCTTCGCCCGCGGGGTCAGCGAGTACGGCTCGCTGGTGCTCCTGTCGGGCAACCTCCCGGGGCGGACCGAGGTGGCGTCGGTGCGCATCCTCAGCAGCATCGAGAACGACAACACGGCGGCGGCGGCCTCGGTGGCCACCGTGCTGCTCGTCATCTCGCTCGCCGTCATCGTGATCTTCGACGTGACCCAGCGCGTCCTGGCCCGTCGTGGCTGA
- a CDS encoding sulfate ABC transporter permease: protein MAERRRRKGGSLKYVYRTIVSVYLFLLVAWPVSLVVKNTFDEGFTELSSILSDPDVTHALRLTVIVAVSSVVLNTIFGVGMSILLVRYEFPGRRLLSAFIDLPLSVSPIVVGLALILVYGGRNGWFGPTLESWGFQVIFATPAIILATVFVALPLVVREVVPVLEEIGTEQEQAARSLGANAFQTFRRITLPAIKWAITYGVVLCLARSLGEFGAIKVVSGNVLGATRTATLVVEEKYLNFDKGGAYATAFLMAMVSVACIVIVSIIRPKEGIKK, encoded by the coding sequence GTGGCTGAGCGACGACGCCGCAAGGGCGGCTCCCTCAAATACGTGTACCGGACGATCGTCTCGGTCTACCTGTTCCTGCTCGTGGCGTGGCCCGTGTCGCTGGTGGTCAAGAACACCTTCGACGAGGGCTTCACCGAGCTGTCGTCGATCCTCTCGGACCCCGACGTCACCCACGCGCTCCGGCTGACGGTCATCGTGGCCGTGTCATCCGTCGTGCTCAACACCATCTTCGGCGTCGGTATGTCGATCCTGCTGGTGCGTTACGAGTTCCCCGGGCGACGGCTGCTGAGCGCCTTCATCGACCTGCCCCTCTCGGTCTCGCCCATCGTCGTCGGCCTTGCGCTGATCCTCGTGTACGGCGGACGAAACGGCTGGTTCGGCCCGACGCTCGAGTCCTGGGGCTTCCAGGTGATCTTCGCCACGCCGGCCATCATCCTGGCCACGGTGTTCGTGGCGCTGCCCCTCGTCGTCCGCGAGGTGGTGCCGGTGCTCGAGGAGATCGGCACCGAGCAGGAGCAGGCCGCCCGGAGTCTGGGTGCCAACGCCTTTCAGACGTTCCGGCGCATCACGCTGCCCGCCATCAAGTGGGCCATCACCTACGGCGTGGTGCTCTGCCTGGCCCGGTCGTTGGGCGAGTTCGGCGCCATCAAGGTCGTGTCCGGCAACGTGCTGGGCGCCACCCGCACCGCGACGCTCGTGGTCGAGGAGAAGTACCTGAACTTCGACAAGGGCGGGGCCTATGCCACCGCCTTCCTCATGGCCATGGTGTCGGTCGCCTGCATCGTCATCGTGTCCATCATCCGTCCCAAGGAAGGGATCAAGAAGTGA
- a CDS encoding sulfate ABC transporter ATP-binding protein, protein MSIEVQGIGKRFGDFVALEDVNVSIPTGQLTALLGPSGGGKSTLLRIIAGLEYADTGVIEIEGTDATDIPPQGRNVGFVFQHYAAFKHLSVRRNVAFGLEIRKRPKAEIKARVDELLDLVHLSQFGDRLPAQLSGGQRQRMALARALAVEPKVLLLDEPFGALDAKVRKELRDWLRRLHDEVHVTTIFVTHDQEEALEVADEIVVINEGRVEQVGTPDELYDEPANEFVMRFLGPVTQFGTDLVRPHDLEIRRELVEGAVEGEIKRLARVGFEVRVEIAVNGDTVLGTLTRTQVHRLGLEVGASVWVRVEPSAQTFALPGAGAAAGS, encoded by the coding sequence GTGAGCATCGAGGTGCAGGGGATCGGGAAGCGCTTCGGAGACTTCGTGGCGCTGGAGGACGTGAACGTCTCCATTCCGACGGGCCAGCTCACCGCCCTGCTGGGGCCGAGCGGCGGTGGCAAGTCGACGCTGCTGCGGATCATCGCCGGCCTCGAGTACGCCGACACGGGGGTCATCGAGATCGAGGGCACGGACGCCACCGACATCCCGCCGCAGGGTCGCAACGTGGGCTTCGTGTTCCAGCACTACGCCGCGTTCAAGCACCTGTCCGTGCGGCGCAACGTGGCCTTCGGTCTCGAGATCCGCAAGCGCCCCAAGGCCGAGATCAAGGCACGGGTGGACGAGCTGCTCGACCTGGTGCACCTGTCGCAGTTCGGCGACCGCCTGCCGGCCCAGCTGTCCGGCGGTCAGCGCCAGCGCATGGCCCTGGCCCGAGCGCTCGCGGTCGAGCCAAAGGTCCTGCTCCTCGACGAGCCGTTCGGCGCCCTCGACGCCAAGGTCCGAAAGGAGCTGCGGGACTGGCTGCGCCGGCTGCACGACGAGGTGCACGTGACGACCATCTTCGTGACTCACGACCAAGAGGAGGCCCTCGAGGTCGCCGACGAGATCGTGGTCATCAACGAGGGTCGGGTCGAGCAGGTGGGCACGCCGGACGAGCTCTACGACGAGCCTGCGAACGAGTTCGTCATGCGCTTCCTGGGCCCGGTGACCCAGTTCGGCACGGACCTCGTGCGCCCGCACGACCTCGAGATCCGTCGCGAGCTCGTCGAAGGGGCCGTCGAGGGCGAGATCAAGCGGCTGGCGCGCGTGGGCTTCGAGGTGCGCGTCGAGATCGCCGTGAACGGTGACACCGTGCTCGGCACCCTCACCCGCACCCAGGTCCATCGCCTCGGTCTCGAGGTCGGCGCCTCGGTGTGGGTCCGGGTGGAGCCGAGTGCGCAGACGTTCGCGCTCCCAGGGGCGGGGGCCGCGGCCGGCTCGTGA
- a CDS encoding Rrf2 family transcriptional regulator, producing MRVSAKVDYAVRAAVELAVAAGDGPLKGDQIATTQGIPLKFLESILSELRRAGMVRSQRGAEGGYWLAKPADQISVADIIRAVEGPLADVRGIPPEELEYGGAAGALKSVWIAARASLRSVLEVVTIDAIAKAELPPAVDQLLSDPESWARR from the coding sequence ATGCGTGTCTCTGCGAAGGTCGACTACGCCGTGCGTGCCGCCGTGGAGCTCGCGGTGGCAGCGGGTGACGGTCCCCTCAAGGGCGACCAGATCGCCACGACGCAGGGCATCCCCCTGAAGTTCCTCGAGAGCATCCTCTCCGAGCTGCGACGTGCCGGGATGGTCCGCAGCCAGCGGGGCGCCGAGGGTGGCTACTGGCTGGCCAAGCCGGCGGACCAGATCTCGGTGGCCGACATCATCCGCGCCGTCGAGGGCCCCCTCGCCGACGTGCGGGGCATCCCCCCAGAAGAGCTCGAGTACGGCGGCGCCGCCGGCGCCCTCAAGTCGGTCTGGATCGCCGCCCGCGCCAGCCTCCGTTCGGTCCTCGAGGTCGTCACCATCGACGCGATCGCGAAGGCCGAGCTGCCGCCGGCGGTCGACCAGCTCCTCAGCGACCCGGAGTCCTGGGCGAGGCGCTGA